The Verrucomicrobium spinosum DSM 4136 = JCM 18804 DNA segment CGCATGCGCATGGTGGCTGCTATCAACGCCCGGCGGGCGGAAAATGTTTCCTACGATCGCCTCGTGCACTGGCCCCCGGCGATCTCGAGCACTTCGTCGCACAACATCTCGATCTCATCCCGGGCATGGCTGACGTAGATCATCGGGATGGAGAACTCGCGGCGGACGGCCTGGAGATAAGGGAGCACGCGCTGACGCAGCCTTTGATCGAGGCTGGAGAGAGGCTCATCCATGAGCAGGATGGCCGGGGAGGCGAGGAGGGCGCGGCCCAGGGCAACGCGTTGTTTCTCCCCACCGCTGAGGTGATGCACCCGACGGTCCAGGAGCGGGGCGAGTTCGAGGATTTCCACCACCTTGAGGCTGGAAATGGGGCCGCCTGGAGCGTGGCCGAACTCCAGATTGGCCCGCGCATTGAGGTGCGGGAACAGGGCGAGATCCTGGGGGACGTAGCCCACATGACGCTTCTCTGGGGCCAGGTGCCGACGGGTCGCGGCGTCATCGAGGACGCGACCATGCAGTTGAACGCGACCTGCGGAAGGGCGGCGCAGACCCGCGACGACCTCAAGCAGGGAGGTTTTGCCCGCGCCGGAAGGGCCGAAGAGGCCAGTGACTGGGGCAGCGAGCTCCACATTCACCTCAAGGGCGAAGTCGGCCAGGGGAAGGCGCAGGTTTGCCAGGACCAGGCTCATGAGGGCTGTTTCCGGCGGGTGAGGAGTTCACTGATCCAAAGGGCGGCGAAGGCCAGCACCACGGAGATGCCCAGGAGCTTCATCGCGTGGGCGTCCTGGCCGGTCTGCACGAGTTGGTAGATCGAGAGGGAGAGCGTGGAGGTCTTGCCCGAGATGTAGCCAGCCACCATGATGGTGGCACCGAACTCGCCCAGCGCCCGGGCGAAGGACAGGACGACTCCCGCAGCCAGACCGCGCCGGGCCAGCGGGAGGGTAACGGTCCAGAAGACATTCCACGGGCCGCGCCCCAAGGTGCGGGCGATGCCTTCCAGCCGCACGGGCACCCCTTCAAAGGCGGTGCGGAGGCTGCGGACGAGCAGGGGGAAGGACATGACGGCGAGGGCGACCACCACGGCCTTCCAGGTGAAGACAATCTCCCAGCCAAAGGTGTTGTACAGCCAGCCGCCGACGGGGCCGCGTCGGCCGAGCAGCTTGAGCAGGACCAGCCCGGTGGCCACAGGGGGCACGACCAGAGGCAGGGCCACCAGGGTCTCCACGAGCGTCTTCCCCGGCCAGCGCTTCCGTGCCAGCAGCCAGGCCAGTGCAGCCCCAGGGGGGAGGATGAGCGCCACCGCCGCTGCCGCCGTCCAGAGGGTGAGCCAGAGGGTCTGCCAGTCGTCAGGGGTCATGAATGAGGTGGAATCGCGGAAGGAGCCGGGCTTTAAGTCCCTAAGGCTCGATCAGGGGGCTGTCAATTCTGCCCGGGCGCTCCGGGATGGTCCTTGACCTGCCGGGCAATGCAGACTTGCTTGCCACCCCTCCCATGAAACCGCTTTCCTTCCTCGCCGCCCTCCTTCTTACGCTTGTGCCTGCCACGGGGCGTGCGGATCTGACTCTGGTGCAAAAGTCCAACGCCCCAGGGGCAAAGAATCCCCTGGTGATGAAGGTGAAGGGCGGCAAGATCCGGATCGACTTCGGCAGTGACCAGACCAACATGGTGGACACGGCGACCGGGGAGATGATCGTGCTCAATCATCTGACCAAG contains these protein-coding regions:
- the modB gene encoding molybdate ABC transporter permease subunit, coding for MTPDDWQTLWLTLWTAAAAVALILPPGAALAWLLARKRWPGKTLVETLVALPLVVPPVATGLVLLKLLGRRGPVGGWLYNTFGWEIVFTWKAVVVALAVMSFPLLVRSLRTAFEGVPVRLEGIARTLGRGPWNVFWTVTLPLARRGLAAGVVLSFARALGEFGATIMVAGYISGKTSTLSLSIYQLVQTGQDAHAMKLLGISVVLAFAALWISELLTRRKQPS
- a CDS encoding ATP-binding cassette domain-containing protein yields the protein MSLVLANLRLPLADFALEVNVELAAPVTGLFGPSGAGKTSLLEVVAGLRRPSAGRVQLHGRVLDDAATRRHLAPEKRHVGYVPQDLALFPHLNARANLEFGHAPGGPISSLKVVEILELAPLLDRRVHHLSGGEKQRVALGRALLASPAILLMDEPLSSLDQRLRQRVLPYLQAVRREFSIPMIYVSHARDEIEMLCDEVLEIAGGQCTRRS